One segment of Deinococcus arcticus DNA contains the following:
- the coaD gene encoding pantetheine-phosphate adenylyltransferase has translation MNAVFPGSFDPITSGHMDVLTRAAKMFGQVTVTVMHNARKQGRHLFTLDERLAILREATAHLPNVSVDSFGGLLVDYMAQQQEGIIIRGLRAVSDYEYELQIAHLNRQIGEVETVFIMAATRWSFVSSSMVREIASYGGDISEMVPRASAAALRRKHADVYAEREAEQRARTEG, from the coding sequence ATGAACGCCGTCTTTCCCGGCTCCTTCGATCCCATCACCAGCGGGCACATGGACGTGCTCACGCGCGCCGCCAAGATGTTCGGGCAGGTGACGGTCACGGTCATGCACAACGCGCGCAAGCAGGGCCGCCACCTGTTCACCCTGGACGAGCGCCTGGCCATCCTGCGCGAGGCCACCGCCCACCTGCCCAACGTCAGCGTGGATTCCTTTGGTGGGCTCCTGGTGGACTACATGGCCCAGCAGCAGGAGGGCATCATCATCCGTGGCCTGCGGGCGGTCAGCGATTACGAATACGAGCTGCAGATCGCGCACCTGAACCGGCAGATTGGCGAGGTGGAAACGGTCTTTATCATGGCCGCCACCCGCTGGAGCTTTGTGAGTTCCTCGATGGTGCGCGAAATTGCCAGCTACGGCGGCGACATCAGCGAGATGGTGCCCCGGGCCAGCGCCGCCGCCCTGCGCCGCAAGCACGCCGACGTGTACGCCGAACGGGAAGCGGAGCAGCGCGCCCGCACAGAGGGGTAG
- a CDS encoding RsmD family RNA methyltransferase yields MSLRILGGTAKGRALQVPASARPSGARVRKSLFDLLASRAPTGTFLDLHGGSGAIGLEAASRGYAVTLVEKDGRAVGALEANARALGLRARILKGDALGLLPRLGRFDIVFSDPPYEADIPALTRTLLASEAVASGGLLICQHPDRLSLPPAPGYTHEVREYGSNTLTLYERLQDEQEP; encoded by the coding sequence TTGAGTCTGCGTATTCTGGGCGGCACCGCCAAGGGCCGGGCGCTGCAGGTGCCTGCCAGCGCCCGGCCCAGCGGCGCACGCGTGCGCAAGAGCCTGTTTGACCTGCTGGCCAGCCGCGCGCCCACTGGCACCTTTCTGGATCTGCACGGCGGCAGCGGCGCCATTGGCCTGGAAGCGGCCAGCCGGGGCTACGCGGTGACCCTGGTGGAAAAAGACGGCCGCGCCGTGGGGGCCCTGGAGGCCAATGCCCGCGCCCTGGGCCTGCGCGCCCGCATCCTCAAAGGCGACGCCCTGGGCCTGCTGCCCCGGCTGGGCCGCTTTGACATCGTGTTCAGCGACCCGCCCTACGAGGCCGACATCCCGGCGCTGACCCGTACGCTGCTGGCCAGCGAGGCGGTGGCCAGTGGCGGGCTGCTGATCTGCCAGCACCCGGACCGCCTGAGCCTGCCGCCCGCCCCCGGTTACACCCACGAGGTGCGCGAATACGGCAGCAATACGCTGACCCTGTACGAGCGGCTGCAAGATGAGCAGGAGCCATAA